In the genome of Deinococcus sp. QL22, one region contains:
- a CDS encoding LacI family DNA-binding transcriptional regulator — protein sequence MRIKIKEVALAAGVSSATVSKVLSGRAEYPVNAETAIRVRQVALELGYVPDVAARNLRTRETGQLGVVLEAVGASEPDSLLDGVSAGAVRRTFDGAILAGLSGAARDLKVPALVIYPGGDVPIHTFLDGRVDGLLVSCDPLRGHGLLDALHAAPLPVVALWTQRVPPNIGAVDVDHQAGAAQATRHLLELGHRDVAFYGGGTASGVEHFHRREEGYRQALHSAGLPPRPALHDGTQLVEAVRRGDISAVFAETDLGAAAVFHALHAAGLSVPGDVSLVGFDDILGAEYIAGGLTTVYHPAAEMAAEGVAALLGQLAGDPACQLLLPTHLTVRHSTRRYGS from the coding sequence ATGCGGATCAAGATCAAGGAGGTGGCGTTGGCAGCCGGGGTCAGTTCGGCCACCGTGTCCAAAGTCCTCTCTGGGCGGGCAGAGTACCCGGTCAATGCCGAGACCGCCATACGGGTACGTCAAGTCGCGCTTGAACTGGGTTACGTTCCTGACGTCGCGGCCCGCAATCTCAGAACCCGCGAGACCGGGCAACTGGGCGTGGTGCTCGAAGCGGTGGGCGCGTCCGAGCCGGACAGCCTGCTGGACGGCGTCTCGGCGGGCGCCGTGCGGCGCACCTTCGATGGAGCGATTCTGGCGGGTCTCAGCGGCGCTGCACGTGACCTGAAGGTGCCCGCCTTGGTGATCTACCCCGGCGGAGACGTCCCCATCCACACGTTTTTGGATGGCCGGGTAGACGGACTGCTGGTCAGCTGTGACCCTCTGCGGGGTCACGGCCTCCTCGATGCCCTGCACGCCGCACCATTGCCTGTGGTGGCCCTCTGGACTCAGCGTGTGCCTCCCAACATCGGCGCCGTAGACGTGGATCATCAGGCTGGCGCGGCGCAAGCGACCCGCCATCTGCTAGAGCTTGGACACCGTGACGTTGCCTTTTACGGTGGCGGCACAGCCAGCGGAGTCGAGCATTTTCACCGCCGTGAAGAAGGGTACCGCCAAGCTCTACATTCGGCTGGGTTGCCGCCCCGCCCCGCTCTGCACGACGGAACTCAGTTGGTCGAGGCAGTGCGGCGCGGCGACATCAGCGCGGTCTTTGCCGAAACGGATTTGGGTGCAGCAGCGGTATTTCACGCCCTTCATGCAGCGGGCCTCAGCGTGCCTGGCGACGTCTCTTTGGTGGGGTTCGACGACATCCTGGGTGCCGAGTACATCGCAGGCGGCCTGACCACCGTGTATCACCCTGCTGCCGAGATGGCGGCCGAAGGCGTGGCGGCCCTGCTGGGCCAATTGGCCGGCGACCCTGCGTGCCAACTCCTGTTGCCCACCCACCTCACTGTGCGCCACAGTACCCGGCGGTACGGCTCCTAA
- a CDS encoding GAF domain-containing protein produces the protein MSLPSDTPARFSLNERLQDVTHALAASTTVHGVFEILLTSALDTVDATTGAVLLVNAEGDRLELAHSRGYSPEVPTIWNDGPLDDSIPAGAALLKQTALFFEHQDALMLAYPDLQERVGAPPPVATAVLPMFENQRALGLIVLDFTEPHHFTQEERFFLRTLSTQCGIALGRARLMSDLQQQVEERTQQVYREARAQEAFIAFTEAVGTETEVFLLAQHGVAVLDQRFPGSTAAYYECEGERWKLRVESKNLAENPELLAQLRAGLPLETPVFAATLRTQAPVFVDAWDAQQEWLERTNQYHAVATYPFLRQGEVQAVLVVGLKDQHHWTASDRALFLAVCRGLSLALDRAEQVEQVQHRNRALEAFSQLAQDFMFETQRVPLVRRAQEIVLSLLPSGYAVYYEPEGELWRCRSQVGDLGNDALQALVDAGFPSEIPTLRQPFDTGQPLYQDVYAQGSDTDAEVVKHIRAVVSLALQVSGTTVGIFVIGLFHERAWTATDRAVLETTMHSLGLALERAEHARELTVQRDMLDARTRSLSAANEELEAFAYSVSHDLRTPVRHLTSFAQLLRKTLGDRLDEKSARYLGIMDQAATRMTTLIDAILDLSRTSQQPLHSRVVDMGAVVSSARELLEPEALDRQVTWTVGPLPLVMGDLALLRQVMENLFSNALKYTAPRAEAQIEVWAEEGSQDWRVFVRDNGVGFDSGYTHKLFGVFQRLHRQEEFEGNGVGLANVRRVISRHGGTVTAEGVLDQGATFSFTLPKAQ, from the coding sequence ATGTCCCTCCCTTCCGACACGCCTGCACGGTTCTCGCTGAATGAGCGCCTGCAAGACGTGACCCATGCCCTCGCCGCATCCACCACGGTTCACGGCGTCTTCGAGATCCTGCTCACCTCGGCCCTGGACACTGTGGATGCCACGACCGGAGCCGTCTTGTTGGTCAACGCGGAAGGCGACCGCCTAGAACTGGCCCACAGCCGCGGCTACAGTCCAGAGGTGCCCACCATCTGGAACGATGGGCCACTCGACGACAGCATCCCCGCTGGGGCGGCGTTGCTCAAGCAGACGGCCCTGTTCTTTGAGCACCAGGACGCGCTGATGCTGGCCTATCCCGATCTCCAAGAGCGGGTCGGCGCCCCACCCCCCGTCGCCACCGCCGTGCTGCCCATGTTCGAGAACCAGCGGGCTCTGGGGCTCATCGTGCTGGACTTCACGGAGCCGCACCACTTTACGCAGGAAGAACGCTTTTTCCTGCGCACCCTGAGTACCCAGTGCGGCATCGCCCTGGGCCGCGCCCGCCTGATGTCAGATTTGCAGCAGCAAGTCGAGGAGCGCACCCAGCAGGTGTACCGGGAAGCCCGCGCGCAGGAAGCCTTTATCGCGTTCACCGAAGCTGTCGGCACCGAAACGGAGGTCTTCTTACTCGCGCAGCACGGCGTCGCCGTGCTGGATCAACGCTTTCCGGGCAGCACCGCGGCCTACTACGAATGCGAAGGGGAGCGCTGGAAACTGCGGGTCGAGAGTAAAAATCTGGCCGAGAATCCAGAGCTGTTAGCGCAGTTGCGAGCTGGTTTACCTCTGGAAACTCCAGTGTTTGCCGCCACGCTCCGCACCCAGGCCCCAGTGTTCGTGGACGCTTGGGACGCCCAGCAGGAGTGGTTGGAGCGCACCAACCAGTATCACGCGGTCGCCACCTATCCCTTCCTGCGGCAGGGTGAGGTGCAGGCGGTGCTGGTGGTCGGTCTCAAAGATCAGCATCACTGGACAGCCAGTGACCGCGCTCTGTTTCTGGCTGTGTGCCGGGGACTGAGTCTGGCCCTCGACCGGGCCGAACAGGTCGAGCAGGTGCAGCACCGCAACCGGGCCCTCGAGGCGTTCTCCCAGCTGGCGCAAGACTTTATGTTTGAAACCCAGCGCGTCCCGTTGGTGCGCCGGGCTCAGGAAATCGTGCTGTCCTTGTTGCCGTCCGGATACGCGGTGTATTACGAACCTGAAGGAGAGCTGTGGCGCTGCCGCTCCCAAGTCGGCGACCTCGGCAACGACGCGCTTCAGGCGTTGGTGGACGCTGGCTTTCCAAGCGAGATCCCGACCCTTCGTCAGCCCTTCGATACCGGTCAGCCTCTGTATCAGGACGTCTACGCACAGGGGAGTGATACAGACGCCGAGGTCGTCAAGCACATCAGGGCGGTGGTTTCGCTGGCTCTTCAGGTGTCGGGAACCACGGTGGGCATCTTTGTGATCGGTCTGTTTCACGAGCGGGCGTGGACGGCAACCGACCGAGCCGTGTTGGAGACGACCATGCACAGCTTGGGCTTGGCGCTGGAACGCGCTGAACATGCCCGGGAACTGACGGTGCAACGCGATATGTTGGACGCCCGAACCCGTTCGCTGAGCGCGGCCAACGAGGAGCTCGAAGCGTTTGCCTACTCGGTCTCGCACGATTTGCGGACGCCTGTTCGGCACCTCACCAGTTTCGCTCAACTGCTCCGCAAGACCCTGGGCGACCGACTGGATGAGAAGTCCGCCCGCTACCTGGGCATCATGGATCAAGCTGCGACTCGCATGACGACGCTGATTGACGCCATCCTGGACCTCTCCCGCACGTCCCAGCAGCCGCTGCACTCGCGGGTGGTGGACATGGGGGCGGTCGTGAGCAGTGCTCGGGAACTGCTTGAACCCGAAGCCCTCGACCGACAGGTGACGTGGACGGTCGGGCCGCTGCCCCTGGTGATGGGTGACCTCGCATTGCTGCGTCAAGTCATGGAGAATTTATTCTCCAATGCACTGAAATACACCGCTCCCCGAGCAGAAGCGCAGATTGAGGTTTGGGCCGAAGAAGGTTCCCAGGACTGGCGCGTCTTCGTGCGGGACAACGGGGTTGGGTTCGATTCGGGGTACACCCACAAGCTGTTCGGGGTGTTTCAGCGGCTGCACCGCCAAGAGGAATTTGAAGGCAACGGCGTCGGACTGGCCAACGTGCGCCGAGTGATCTCCCGGCACGGCGGCACGGTGACCGCTGAGGGAGTGCTGGATCAGGGTGCCACCTTCTCGTTTACACTCCCCAAAGCGCAGTGA
- a CDS encoding acyl-CoA dehydrogenase family protein, whose amino-acid sequence MTTMLPTMPVIPPVLSDELLKGFAVRAPAYDRENRFFSEDFEELRASGYLKLAIPQELGGAGYTLAEVACEQRRLAYRAPATALAINMHLYWTGVAADLYRAGDDSLEWLLKEAAGGAIFAAGHGEAGNDLPLMYSSARAERVEGGYHFTGHKIFGSLSPVWTWLGLHAMDTSDPEHPKVVHAFIRRDTAGYHIAETWDVMGMRATRSDDTVLRDVFVPDSQVVRVLPADWAGADAFVLNIFAWALLNFAHIYAGCAERAFDLTVQSVTKKTSVAMGGATMAHNPMVQHLVAEMALELETLLPHLERITDDWSSGVNHGSLWPSKIVAAKYRAVQGARRVLNLGLDVMGGSGAFRGTEFERLYRDVAMGGIHPANDALTHEIVGKTHLGLLGASPRWG is encoded by the coding sequence ATGACCACCATGTTGCCTACAATGCCGGTCATCCCCCCAGTGCTCAGCGACGAGCTTCTGAAGGGCTTTGCCGTCCGCGCTCCTGCATATGACCGCGAGAACCGATTTTTCAGTGAGGATTTCGAAGAACTTCGGGCGTCCGGCTACCTGAAACTTGCCATTCCCCAGGAACTGGGTGGGGCCGGATACACCCTAGCTGAAGTGGCCTGCGAGCAGCGCCGTCTGGCCTACCGGGCACCCGCGACCGCGCTGGCCATCAACATGCACCTGTACTGGACGGGCGTCGCCGCCGACCTGTACCGCGCGGGCGATGATTCACTGGAATGGCTGCTTAAAGAAGCGGCGGGCGGTGCAATCTTCGCCGCTGGGCATGGTGAGGCGGGCAATGACCTGCCCCTGATGTACTCAAGCGCGCGGGCCGAGCGCGTTGAGGGCGGCTATCACTTCACGGGCCACAAGATTTTCGGCAGTCTGTCACCAGTCTGGACCTGGCTGGGGTTGCACGCCATGGATACCTCCGACCCCGAGCATCCCAAAGTCGTTCACGCCTTTATCCGCCGCGATACGGCGGGCTATCACATCGCCGAGACCTGGGATGTGATGGGCATGCGCGCCACCCGCAGCGACGATACAGTGCTCCGTGATGTGTTCGTCCCGGACAGCCAGGTCGTCCGAGTGCTTCCTGCCGACTGGGCCGGTGCAGACGCCTTCGTGCTGAACATTTTTGCCTGGGCGCTGCTCAACTTCGCCCACATCTACGCGGGCTGCGCCGAGCGGGCCTTCGACCTGACCGTGCAGAGCGTGACGAAAAAGACCTCGGTGGCCATGGGCGGCGCCACCATGGCGCACAATCCGATGGTGCAGCACCTTGTGGCCGAGATGGCGCTGGAACTTGAGACGCTGCTGCCGCACCTGGAACGCATCACGGATGACTGGTCAAGCGGGGTGAACCACGGCAGCCTGTGGCCCTCGAAGATCGTGGCGGCCAAGTACCGAGCGGTGCAGGGCGCCCGGCGCGTGCTTAATCTCGGCCTGGACGTGATGGGCGGAAGCGGCGCGTTCCGGGGCACCGAATTTGAGCGGCTGTACCGGGACGTGGCGATGGGCGGCATCCATCCTGCAAACGACGCCTTGACTCATGAAATCGTTGGGAAGACTCACCTGGGCTTGTTGGGCGCCTCACCGCGCTGGGGCTGA
- the xylF gene encoding D-xylose ABC transporter substrate-binding protein, protein MNRSGKLMTAVLGFALLTASPALAQRVVVGVSWSNFQEERWKTDEAAIKAQLAKLGATYISADAQSSNEKQLSDIESLVTRGATVLIVLAQDSSAVLPAISKAKAEGIPVVSYDRLIEDPWAFYISFDNKEVGRLQARMILSAKPRGNYVFVKGSPTDPNAALLYAGQLEVLANAIKSGAIKNVGNQFTEGWQPEIAQRNMEQFLTANQNKIDAVVASNDGTAGGAVAALAGVGMAGKVPVSGQDADKAALNRIAKGLQTGTVWKDSRTLGTEAAKIAVQLARGTKVAAVSGSSVFSGGPRKVKVSSLLLKPVVITKANLGTLITAKWATKAEICAGVSGALAPAACK, encoded by the coding sequence ATGAACCGATCTGGCAAGCTCATGACCGCCGTCCTCGGCTTCGCCCTGCTGACCGCTTCGCCCGCACTGGCTCAACGTGTCGTGGTCGGCGTCAGCTGGTCTAACTTTCAAGAAGAACGCTGGAAGACCGATGAGGCGGCCATCAAAGCGCAGCTCGCCAAGTTAGGCGCGACGTACATCAGCGCCGATGCCCAGAGCTCCAACGAGAAGCAACTCTCGGATATTGAAAGCTTGGTGACGCGCGGCGCGACCGTGTTGATCGTGCTGGCGCAAGACAGTTCTGCCGTGCTGCCCGCCATTTCCAAGGCCAAAGCAGAGGGCATCCCCGTTGTCTCTTACGACCGCCTCATCGAAGATCCTTGGGCTTTTTACATCTCATTTGACAACAAGGAAGTGGGACGCTTGCAGGCCCGCATGATCTTGAGTGCCAAGCCGCGCGGCAACTATGTGTTCGTCAAAGGGAGCCCCACTGACCCCAATGCCGCGCTGCTGTACGCCGGACAACTGGAAGTGCTGGCCAACGCCATCAAATCGGGGGCCATCAAGAACGTGGGCAACCAGTTTACCGAGGGCTGGCAACCTGAAATTGCCCAGCGCAACATGGAGCAGTTCCTGACCGCCAACCAGAACAAAATTGACGCGGTGGTGGCCTCGAACGACGGCACGGCAGGCGGCGCGGTCGCAGCGCTGGCCGGTGTCGGCATGGCGGGTAAGGTGCCGGTTTCGGGTCAGGATGCCGACAAGGCGGCCCTCAACCGGATCGCCAAGGGCTTGCAAACGGGTACAGTCTGGAAAGATTCGCGCACGCTGGGCACCGAGGCGGCCAAGATCGCCGTGCAGCTGGCCAGAGGTACCAAAGTTGCTGCCGTATCAGGCAGCTCAGTGTTTAGTGGCGGCCCCCGGAAGGTCAAGGTCAGCAGCCTCCTGCTCAAACCCGTGGTCATTACCAAGGCCAACCTGGGTACCCTGATTACCGCCAAATGGGCCACCAAAGCGGAAATCTGTGCTGGCGTCAGCGGTGCGCTGGCCCCCGCAGCCTGTAAATAA
- a CDS encoding DUF2087 domain-containing protein, with the protein MSKQFSYDENRAAAQLWHALLRGEHPDVWRHLSVRTVWSGVLDGPAFAALAEAIGTALETLTLTEVLDIQPDLQPFQQTIQAFVADQPSSDLAADRLQAWLQPRSQAFRNHHLTLYLLKFAVVHEEARIFLGNPSAPLYTAMLDVLEKHEAEVGTLKRYLSEEGQVRIWTRKTRALEALLPYLAKLFELQRTYTEAEVTQVLQPWLTAGDVAEVRRTLIEYGWLARTPNGAVYWRVSQEADPSASR; encoded by the coding sequence ATGTCGAAGCAGTTTAGCTACGACGAGAACCGCGCCGCCGCTCAACTCTGGCATGCCTTGCTCAGAGGCGAGCATCCTGATGTATGGCGACATCTCAGTGTCAGAACCGTTTGGTCGGGTGTACTCGACGGGCCAGCATTCGCAGCCCTTGCCGAGGCCATCGGGACTGCACTTGAGACCCTGACGCTCACTGAGGTACTGGACATTCAGCCTGATCTGCAGCCATTCCAACAGACCATTCAGGCGTTCGTCGCGGACCAGCCCAGTTCCGACCTGGCGGCGGACCGGCTTCAAGCCTGGCTCCAGCCCCGCAGTCAGGCGTTCCGGAACCATCACCTGACGCTGTACCTTCTGAAGTTCGCTGTCGTGCATGAGGAAGCCCGCATCTTTCTGGGCAACCCCAGTGCGCCCCTGTACACCGCTATGCTGGATGTTCTGGAGAAGCACGAGGCTGAGGTCGGGACGCTCAAGCGGTACCTGAGTGAGGAGGGGCAGGTGCGTATCTGGACGCGCAAGACGCGCGCGCTTGAGGCACTTCTCCCGTATCTGGCGAAATTGTTCGAGCTGCAGCGAACCTATACCGAAGCGGAAGTTACGCAAGTGTTACAGCCCTGGTTGACAGCTGGCGACGTCGCAGAAGTACGGCGCACCCTGATTGAATACGGCTGGCTGGCACGAACGCCCAATGGAGCCGTGTACTGGCGTGTGAGCCAGGAGGCAGATCCTTCCGCAAGTCGGTGA
- a CDS encoding sugar ABC transporter permease, with amino-acid sequence MQRVNTTVIPRVPVMARLGLDSRLIFMVLAIAAIWIVFHLLTNGIFLTSRNLWNLSVQTASVGVMVSGMVLIIVMRNIDLSIGSILGFTGMAMAVINSRIFPEDTWWGAVLTLLLGLALGALVGAIQGTWIAKLGVPSFIVTLGGLLIFRGGAWLLTSGQTVAPLSDSFQILGGGLNGSIGGPWSWIVGLGLMAVIFASDLRTFQQRARRGLPNRSVLVQALLTGAMLLLVLGFVLVMNGYADPRSGLPRGIPVPVLVMLAVTAVMMWVVRATRFGRYVFAYGGNPEAARLAGINTTRLTIMVFSLMGLLAALAGAIQTARLNAGTNSTGTLAELSVIAAAVIGGASLSGGSGSIPGAFLGAVLMASLINGMLLLDLPSAWQNVVQGLVLMLAVTLDVVVQKRRVK; translated from the coding sequence ATGCAACGAGTCAACACCACCGTCATTCCGCGGGTTCCCGTGATGGCCCGGTTGGGCCTCGACAGCCGCCTGATCTTCATGGTCTTGGCTATCGCGGCAATTTGGATTGTTTTTCACCTCCTCACCAACGGCATCTTCCTGACGTCGCGCAATCTCTGGAACCTCTCGGTTCAAACCGCTTCGGTCGGCGTGATGGTCAGCGGCATGGTGCTGATTATCGTGATGCGCAACATCGACCTCTCCATCGGCTCCATTCTGGGCTTTACCGGCATGGCGATGGCGGTCATCAACTCCCGAATTTTTCCGGAGGACACGTGGTGGGGCGCTGTCCTGACCTTGCTGTTGGGGCTGGCATTGGGCGCGTTGGTGGGGGCCATTCAGGGCACTTGGATCGCCAAGCTCGGGGTGCCTTCTTTTATCGTGACGCTCGGCGGCCTGCTGATTTTTCGCGGCGGAGCTTGGCTCCTGACCAGCGGCCAAACCGTCGCGCCCCTGAGTGACAGCTTTCAAATTCTCGGTGGCGGCCTGAACGGGTCGATTGGCGGCCCCTGGAGCTGGATCGTCGGCTTGGGACTGATGGCTGTGATCTTCGCCTCAGACCTCCGCACCTTTCAGCAGCGGGCGCGGCGCGGCCTGCCCAATCGCTCCGTGTTGGTGCAGGCCCTGTTGACGGGCGCGATGCTGCTGCTGGTGCTGGGGTTCGTGCTGGTCATGAACGGCTACGCCGATCCCCGCAGCGGCCTGCCACGCGGCATCCCGGTTCCAGTGCTTGTGATGCTGGCGGTCACGGCCGTCATGATGTGGGTGGTGCGGGCCACGCGCTTTGGCCGCTACGTCTTCGCCTACGGCGGCAATCCAGAGGCCGCGCGGCTGGCCGGTATCAACACCACTCGCCTCACCATCATGGTGTTCAGTCTGATGGGCTTGCTCGCCGCACTGGCCGGAGCCATTCAGACTGCGCGGCTGAATGCGGGCACCAACTCGACCGGCACTCTGGCCGAACTGAGCGTCATCGCGGCGGCAGTCATCGGCGGCGCGTCGCTGTCCGGCGGCAGTGGCAGCATTCCGGGCGCGTTTTTGGGCGCCGTCCTGATGGCCAGCCTGATCAACGGCATGTTGCTGCTCGATTTGCCCAGTGCATGGCAAAACGTCGTTCAGGGCCTGGTGCTGATGTTGGCCGTCACGTTGGACGTGGTGGTTCAGAAGCGGAGGGTCAAATGA
- a CDS encoding ATP-binding cassette domain-containing protein has product MTLTRQQDSAGNGNLSTPLIETRGISKSFGGIHALEDVAVQLMPGEVLALLGHNGAGKSTLIKMLSGAYTPDTGQVLMNGQEVQLSSPRAAQLLGIETIYQNLALADNLDVAANIFLGRELLRGGVLDEDTMELEARKVLDRLKVNLPDLKKPVFNLSGGQRQCIAISRAIYFKARVLIMDEPTAALGPQETAQVNELIRSLKQEGVGIFLISHDMHDVFDLADRVTVMKNGRVVGSSPTSDITQDEVLEMIIAGKLPRGQAASN; this is encoded by the coding sequence ATGACACTGACCAGACAGCAGGACAGCGCTGGAAACGGCAATCTCTCCACGCCTCTGATCGAAACCCGTGGAATTTCCAAGAGTTTCGGCGGCATCCACGCCCTCGAAGACGTCGCGGTTCAGCTGATGCCCGGAGAGGTGCTGGCCCTGCTCGGGCACAACGGCGCGGGCAAATCCACCCTGATCAAAATGCTCTCCGGCGCGTATACCCCCGACACCGGCCAGGTGCTGATGAACGGGCAGGAGGTGCAGCTGAGCAGCCCGCGCGCCGCCCAGCTGCTGGGCATCGAAACCATTTACCAAAACCTCGCACTGGCCGACAACCTTGACGTGGCCGCCAATATCTTTTTGGGCCGGGAACTGCTGCGGGGCGGCGTGCTGGACGAAGACACCATGGAACTGGAAGCCCGCAAGGTGCTGGACCGGCTCAAAGTGAATCTGCCCGACCTTAAAAAGCCGGTGTTCAACCTGTCCGGCGGCCAGCGGCAGTGCATCGCCATCAGCCGCGCCATCTATTTCAAAGCCCGCGTGTTGATTATGGACGAGCCGACGGCGGCGCTCGGCCCGCAGGAAACGGCCCAGGTCAACGAACTCATCAGGTCGCTCAAGCAAGAAGGCGTCGGCATCTTCTTGATCAGCCACGACATGCACGACGTCTTCGATCTGGCCGACCGGGTGACCGTCATGAAAAATGGCCGGGTGGTGGGCAGTTCCCCCACCTCAGACATCACCCAAGACGAGGTGCTGGAAATGATCATCGCGGGCAAGCTGCCGCGTGGTCAGGCGGCTTCCAACTAA
- a CDS encoding VOC family protein, which produces MTKDTTWTNTITLFAENLKETKAFYSRVFELPIFFEGDTSVVFTFGSTRINLLQIGQANELVTPANVANSQTGARAVYTLEVDDVDTKCAELETKGVPLLNGPMDRPWGIRTASFKDPAGNIWEIAR; this is translated from the coding sequence ATGACGAAAGACACCACCTGGACGAACACCATCACGCTTTTCGCCGAAAACCTTAAAGAGACGAAGGCGTTCTATAGCCGGGTTTTTGAACTTCCGATCTTTTTTGAGGGCGATACCTCAGTCGTCTTCACATTCGGTTCCACCAGGATCAACCTGCTTCAGATCGGTCAGGCAAACGAGCTGGTCACCCCCGCCAATGTTGCCAACAGTCAAACTGGCGCGCGTGCGGTTTACACGCTGGAGGTCGATGACGTTGATACCAAGTGTGCGGAGCTGGAGACCAAAGGTGTCCCCCTGTTGAATGGACCGATGGATCGTCCCTGGGGGATCCGTACGGCCAGTTTCAAAGACCCGGCGGGGAATATCTGGGAGATTGCGAGGTAG